One genomic segment of Pseudomonas fortuita includes these proteins:
- a CDS encoding LacI family DNA-binding transcriptional regulator, producing the protein MSDRSDSEISIGEARRPRASRVTMGVVAEQAKVSPSTVSLFLRDPEAVSSKRAERIRQAIADTGYTINRLAGALAGNHSRTVAVIVPSMVNAFFSETLSAMQEVFESRGYQLLIGNSDYDPERELELLRAHLSWSPSALVVTGSDHTAARPLLEATGIPVAQMWELGNDPFHLQVGFYHEAVGAALAEHLYAQGLERFVYVGTRMHLDHRARQRAEGFTAWLADKGQTAQVIALEQNTSQAELSEVFDEIARHGDGPQGLCCSNDVLAIAALFEAQRRGIAVPEQLAIAGFGDLPLSKLSAPRLTTVRPYPAEIGRTVASQLLTWIEAGTLPDQPQVVDLGFELVVRESSVRQ; encoded by the coding sequence ATGAGCGACAGATCAGACAGCGAAATCAGCATCGGCGAAGCACGCCGCCCCCGAGCCAGCCGGGTGACCATGGGTGTGGTTGCTGAACAGGCCAAGGTGTCCCCCAGCACGGTTTCGCTGTTTCTGCGTGATCCCGAAGCGGTCTCCAGCAAACGTGCAGAGCGAATCCGCCAGGCCATCGCCGACACCGGCTACACCATCAACCGTCTGGCCGGCGCACTGGCAGGCAACCACAGCCGGACAGTCGCCGTGATCGTGCCCTCGATGGTCAACGCGTTCTTCTCGGAAACCCTCAGCGCCATGCAGGAAGTGTTCGAGAGCCGTGGCTACCAGCTGCTGATCGGCAACAGCGACTACGACCCGGAACGTGAGCTGGAACTGCTGCGCGCCCACTTGTCCTGGTCGCCGTCGGCCCTGGTCGTCACCGGCAGTGACCACACTGCCGCCCGCCCGCTGCTCGAAGCCACCGGCATTCCGGTGGCACAGATGTGGGAGCTGGGCAACGACCCGTTCCACCTGCAAGTCGGCTTCTACCACGAGGCCGTCGGCGCGGCCCTGGCCGAGCACTTGTATGCCCAGGGGTTGGAGCGTTTCGTCTATGTCGGCACGCGCATGCACCTCGACCACCGCGCCCGTCAGCGTGCCGAAGGGTTCACTGCGTGGCTGGCCGACAAGGGGCAGACCGCGCAAGTGATCGCGCTGGAACAGAACACCTCGCAGGCCGAGCTCAGCGAAGTGTTCGATGAAATCGCCCGCCACGGCGACGGGCCACAAGGGCTGTGCTGCTCGAACGATGTGCTGGCCATCGCGGCACTGTTCGAAGCCCAGCGCCGCGGCATTGCCGTGCCGGAACAACTGGCGATCGCCGGCTTTGGCGACCTGCCACTGAGCAAGCTCAGCGCGCCGCGCCTGACCACCGTACGCCCCTACCCTGCCGAGATCGGGCGGACCGTGGCCAGCCAGCTGTTGACCTGGATTGAAGCGGGCACCCTCCCCGATCAACCCCAGGTCGTTGACCTGGGCTTCGAGTTGGTCGTGCGCGAGAGCAGTGTGCGCCAGTAA
- a CDS encoding aldose 1-epimerase translates to MNHTVHPLLKLTCGALSAGVLPSLGGALGYLRLGRFELLRPWDGSDSVRRSACYPLVPYSNRIAHGRFSANGQAQQLRGNFGDHPHPLHGLGWQRAWQVDGHSPQSCRLSLRHTACGIDAEDWPWDFVAWQSLVLSEEGLYLHLGLTNLGEQPMPAGLGWHPYFERQGELQLGFSAAQVWQAGPDGLPLKRTALPEAWDFSQPRAAGAVGLDNCFEGWDARASLYWPDAQVGLRLQAGPGLGHLVVFTPPAPADFIAVEPVSHLNNAINFPEPTAHGLVWLAPGASIERELRLLPASGNLENPA, encoded by the coding sequence ATGAATCACACCGTGCACCCGCTGCTGAAACTCACCTGCGGTGCCTTGAGTGCCGGGGTGTTGCCAAGCCTTGGCGGCGCGCTGGGTTACCTGCGCCTGGGCCGCTTCGAGCTGTTGCGCCCTTGGGACGGCAGCGACAGCGTGCGGCGCAGCGCCTGCTATCCGCTGGTGCCGTACTCCAACCGGATCGCCCACGGGCGCTTTAGCGCCAACGGCCAAGCGCAGCAACTGCGCGGCAACTTCGGCGACCATCCGCACCCGCTGCACGGCCTTGGCTGGCAGCGGGCATGGCAGGTCGATGGCCACTCGCCGCAAAGCTGCAGGCTGAGCTTGCGTCACACCGCCTGCGGCATCGATGCCGAGGATTGGCCGTGGGATTTCGTTGCCTGGCAGAGCCTCGTCCTGAGCGAGGAGGGGCTGTACCTGCACCTGGGGCTCACCAACCTGGGTGAGCAGCCGATGCCGGCAGGGCTTGGCTGGCACCCGTACTTCGAGCGCCAGGGTGAGCTGCAGCTGGGCTTTAGCGCCGCGCAGGTCTGGCAGGCCGGGCCGGATGGCCTGCCGCTCAAGCGTACGGCGCTGCCCGAGGCCTGGGACTTCAGCCAGCCCCGCGCGGCAGGTGCAGTGGGCCTGGATAACTGCTTCGAGGGCTGGGATGCTCGCGCCAGCCTGTATTGGCCCGACGCTCAGGTCGGCCTGCGCCTGCAGGCCGGCCCAGGGCTTGGGCACCTGGTGGTGTTCACGCCGCCAGCGCCTGCGGATTTCATCGCGGTCGAGCCGGTCAGCCACCTGAACAATGCCATCAACTTCCCTGAGCCCACGGCGCACGGCCTGGTCTGGCTGGCGCCGGGGGCGTCGATCGAACGTGAGTTGCGCTTGCTGCCTGCCAGCGGCAACCTGGAGAACCCTGCATGA
- a CDS encoding 6-deoxy-6-sulfogluconolactonase: MNETLNCVVRQPSELGECPVWSVREQVLYWADILAGRLHRLDPRDGSVSTLQLPEELGCFGLREQGGFIVALRSGIYLLDAQGQLGERLAENPTGAEYSRFNDGRVDPWGRFWAGTLWQPRDRNGGQLLRVDAEHRAQVMAGDVMVSNGLAFSPDRAWAYHSDTPNHVLYRYPLDEDGQPGPRQLLREFARGSGGRPDGAAFDSAGCYWSAQFDGGRVLRLSPDGQVLDEIQLPTRWPTMVAFGGEDLRTLYITSSRENRSAEELADWPLSGCVFATRVNVPGCAEPLFAG, from the coding sequence ATGAATGAAACGTTGAACTGTGTGGTCCGGCAGCCGTCGGAGCTGGGCGAGTGCCCGGTCTGGTCGGTCCGTGAACAGGTCCTGTACTGGGCCGATATCCTGGCCGGGCGGCTGCATCGCCTTGACCCTCGCGATGGCAGCGTGAGCACACTGCAATTGCCCGAGGAACTCGGCTGTTTCGGCCTGCGCGAGCAAGGCGGCTTCATTGTCGCGCTGCGCAGTGGTATCTACCTGCTCGATGCCCAGGGGCAGCTGGGCGAGCGCCTGGCCGAGAACCCGACGGGCGCCGAGTACAGCCGTTTCAACGATGGCCGCGTCGACCCCTGGGGGCGCTTCTGGGCCGGCACGTTGTGGCAGCCGCGTGACCGTAATGGCGGGCAACTGCTGCGGGTCGATGCCGAGCATCGCGCCCAGGTCATGGCGGGCGATGTGATGGTGTCCAACGGCCTGGCCTTCAGCCCGGACCGTGCGTGGGCCTACCACAGCGACACGCCGAACCATGTGCTTTACCGCTACCCACTGGATGAGGATGGCCAGCCCGGCCCACGGCAACTGCTGCGCGAGTTTGCGCGGGGCAGCGGCGGGCGTCCTGATGGCGCGGCTTTTGACAGCGCCGGTTGTTACTGGAGCGCGCAGTTCGACGGCGGCCGGGTGTTGCGCCTGAGCCCTGACGGGCAGGTGCTGGACGAAATCCAGCTGCCGACGCGTTGGCCGACGATGGTCGCCTTCGGCGGTGAGGACCTGCGCACGCTGTACATCACCAGTTCCCGCGAAAACCGCAGTGCCGAAGAACTCGCCGACTGGCCGTTGTCCGGCTGTGTGTTCGCCACCCGGGTCAATGTGCCCGGCTGCGCGGAACCGCTGTTCGCAGGCTGA
- a CDS encoding porin, with protein MNNKNQRVLGFTLLASVCALPSHAEPIVWKAGNLSINPYGILDLNVQTGSFSKTAPDHTMVSDGNLQASRFGVKLDYALGDSGYTLQAFGERGLVLRRIWKGGQVSTNRGYGAGVSGPFGSVAMGSLYMPIYWVFLDSDVALYGLSNMAAIMSLEHTAVLGKSGTGGFYDTTVRYRSPEVNGFSTELGYSYGNSSIENGPNQNRTSGFNVRYRNGFTKLGYGFNRHESAPTETSSELYTQTTHVVSGNYQWGGVIWGANYMYTERDTDARWFASAKMVNARIVLDEHNDLTFGVSQRIGAAGARAWAAHAGYIYSFNPNTQLYTYVSHINNNSHSTQGFSLLSEDYPSVAAGYDPWAGTLGIRWSF; from the coding sequence ATGAATAACAAGAATCAACGTGTCCTTGGCTTCACCCTGCTGGCCAGCGTCTGCGCGCTGCCCAGTCATGCCGAGCCGATCGTGTGGAAGGCCGGCAACCTCAGCATCAACCCCTACGGTATTCTCGATCTGAACGTGCAGACGGGCTCGTTCAGCAAGACCGCCCCCGACCACACCATGGTCTCGGACGGCAACCTGCAGGCCTCGCGCTTCGGGGTAAAGCTTGACTATGCCCTGGGCGACAGCGGTTACACCCTGCAGGCGTTTGGCGAGCGCGGGCTGGTACTGCGCAGGATCTGGAAGGGCGGGCAGGTCTCGACCAACCGTGGCTATGGCGCGGGCGTGAGTGGCCCGTTCGGCTCGGTGGCCATGGGGAGCCTGTACATGCCAATCTACTGGGTGTTCCTGGATTCGGACGTGGCCTTGTACGGGTTGTCGAACATGGCGGCGATCATGAGCCTGGAGCACACCGCGGTATTGGGCAAAAGCGGCACCGGCGGTTTCTACGACACCACGGTGCGTTACCGCTCGCCTGAAGTGAACGGGTTTTCCACCGAGCTGGGTTACTCCTACGGCAATTCCAGCATCGAAAACGGCCCCAATCAGAATCGCACCAGTGGCTTCAACGTGCGCTATCGCAATGGCTTCACCAAGCTGGGTTATGGCTTCAACCGCCATGAGTCGGCCCCCACCGAAACCAGCAGCGAGCTGTATACCCAGACGACCCACGTGGTGTCGGGCAACTACCAGTGGGGCGGTGTGATCTGGGGCGCCAACTACATGTATACCGAGCGTGATACCGACGCACGCTGGTTCGCCTCGGCGAAGATGGTCAATGCCAGGATCGTCCTCGACGAGCACAATGACCTGACCTTCGGCGTTTCTCAGCGTATCGGCGCAGCCGGCGCCCGGGCCTGGGCGGCTCATGCCGGCTACATCTACTCGTTCAACCCTAATACCCAGCTGTATACCTATGTGTCCCACATCAACAACAACAGCCACTCCACCCAGGGTTTCTCGCTGCTCAGCGAAGATTACCCGAGCGTGGCGGCCGGCTATGACCCTTGGGCAGGCACCTTGGGTATTCGCTGGAGCTTCTGA
- a CDS encoding sulfoquinovose 1-dehydrogenase: MNCHTDTQYPSLADKVVLISGGASGIGRAFVEAFVAQGSRVAFLDLDAEAGQGLAQALGANSLFLPCDVRDIERLQACVAEVERTWGAVDVLINNAARDDRHALADISVEYWDERMQTNLRHAFFAAQAVAPRMARRGSGAIINMGSISWMRGRPGMVCYTTAKAALNGMTRTLARELGGQGIRVNSLVPGAIRTERQDAMWAADPAGLEAASQAFIDQQMLKFRLDASDCARLALFLASDDSRGCTGQNFVVDAGLSIQ, encoded by the coding sequence ATGAACTGTCATACCGATACGCAATATCCAAGCCTCGCCGACAAGGTGGTCCTCATCAGCGGAGGTGCTTCAGGCATTGGCCGCGCCTTTGTCGAAGCCTTCGTTGCTCAGGGCAGCCGCGTGGCCTTTCTCGATCTCGATGCCGAAGCGGGGCAAGGGCTGGCGCAGGCGCTGGGGGCCAACTCGCTGTTCCTGCCTTGCGATGTACGCGACATCGAGCGGTTGCAGGCCTGCGTGGCAGAAGTGGAGCGTACCTGGGGCGCCGTCGATGTGCTGATCAACAACGCCGCCCGCGATGACCGTCATGCCTTGGCCGATATCAGCGTCGAGTACTGGGACGAGCGCATGCAGACCAACCTGCGCCACGCCTTCTTCGCGGCCCAGGCGGTTGCGCCCCGCATGGCGCGTCGCGGCAGCGGGGCAATCATCAACATGGGGTCGATCTCCTGGATGCGCGGGCGCCCCGGGATGGTCTGCTACACCACCGCCAAAGCGGCGCTGAACGGCATGACCCGTACCCTGGCACGTGAACTGGGCGGGCAGGGCATCCGGGTCAACAGCCTGGTACCGGGCGCCATCCGCACCGAGCGCCAGGATGCCATGTGGGCCGCCGACCCCGCTGGCCTGGAGGCGGCCAGCCAGGCTTTCATCGACCAGCAGATGCTCAAGTTCCGCCTGGATGCCAGCGACTGCGCGCGCCTGGCGCTGTTCCTGGCCAGCGACGACAGCCGTGGCTGCACCGGCCAGAACTTCGTTGTCGATGCAGGGTTGTCGATTCAGTAA
- a CDS encoding solute:sodium symporter family transporter has translation MSTSLFTFLSMLFFTVLVAVISYRFTRQAKDVGAHGYFMASGGLNGWFIAGSMMLTNLSIDQLVGLNGDSYAHNLSSMAWEATAAVSTIALALFFLPRYLRGGFSTLPEFIEKRYDRTTRRVVSALMVATYTLVLNPASLYLGAITFNQIFDLQGILGWSYPATISLLIVATGVIGAAYAVLGGLRAVAVSDTINGIGLLVVVILIPIIGLWTLGQGDVLSGAQTLLHDNPQKLNAIGGSEDKVPFGAVFTGMIFANLFYWCTNQAIVQKSMAARNLAEGQKGVLLSGCLKLLVPLAMLMPGVIAWHLFRDQPLANSDLAYPALVAALMPWWMKGFFVAVIFGTVMSHFNAIINGTATLLTYDFYKSIRPMASDEALVRFGKRVSVIAALVSLVVAPMLMYTPEGIYAVLRRFTGFFNMPIIAIMLFGFFSARGGATPAKLVLGLHAVCYAVLVLGLKIDTRLGISFIHVMGIMFAIEMALLVLLRKHFDRATPYVSPTPARTVDLTPWRHAGSFSVVLFAALVSIYLTFSPLGVARVGGPSGLYLPLLALTWLLAFAGAALCRRRFRHLTVTHALPDYETNPR, from the coding sequence ATGAGCACTTCCCTTTTTACCTTCCTGAGCATGCTGTTTTTCACTGTGCTGGTTGCAGTGATCTCCTATCGGTTCACCCGCCAGGCCAAGGACGTCGGCGCCCATGGTTACTTCATGGCGAGCGGCGGCCTCAATGGCTGGTTCATTGCCGGCTCGATGATGCTGACCAACCTGTCGATCGACCAACTGGTCGGCCTCAATGGTGACTCTTACGCCCACAACCTAAGTTCCATGGCTTGGGAAGCGACTGCTGCCGTTTCGACGATCGCCCTGGCCCTGTTCTTCCTGCCACGCTACCTGCGCGGCGGCTTTTCGACGCTGCCGGAGTTCATCGAGAAGCGTTACGACCGCACCACGCGCCGGGTGGTCAGCGCGCTGATGGTTGCCACCTACACCTTGGTGCTCAACCCGGCCTCGCTGTACCTGGGGGCGATCACCTTCAACCAGATCTTCGACCTGCAGGGCATTCTCGGCTGGTCCTACCCGGCCACCATCAGCCTGCTGATCGTCGCTACCGGGGTGATCGGCGCCGCCTATGCGGTGCTGGGCGGGCTGCGGGCGGTGGCGGTGTCAGACACCATCAACGGCATCGGCTTGCTGGTGGTGGTGATACTGATTCCGATCATCGGCCTGTGGACGCTGGGGCAGGGTGACGTGTTGTCCGGTGCTCAGACCCTGTTGCACGACAACCCACAGAAGCTCAACGCCATTGGCGGCAGTGAAGACAAGGTGCCGTTCGGCGCGGTGTTCACCGGGATGATCTTCGCCAACCTGTTCTACTGGTGCACCAACCAGGCCATCGTGCAGAAGAGCATGGCCGCCCGAAACCTGGCCGAGGGCCAGAAGGGCGTGCTGCTGTCGGGTTGCCTGAAGCTGCTGGTGCCGCTGGCCATGCTGATGCCTGGGGTGATCGCCTGGCACCTGTTCCGCGACCAGCCACTGGCCAACTCGGACCTGGCCTATCCGGCACTGGTCGCGGCGCTGATGCCCTGGTGGATGAAAGGGTTCTTCGTGGCGGTGATCTTCGGCACCGTGATGAGCCATTTCAACGCGATCATCAATGGCACGGCCACGCTGCTGACCTATGACTTCTACAAGTCGATCCGGCCCATGGCCTCGGACGAGGCGCTGGTGCGCTTCGGCAAACGCGTCAGTGTGATTGCGGCACTGGTGTCGCTGGTGGTGGCACCGATGCTGATGTACACCCCGGAAGGCATCTATGCGGTACTGCGCCGCTTCACCGGCTTCTTCAACATGCCGATCATTGCCATCATGCTGTTCGGTTTCTTCAGCGCCCGTGGCGGTGCGACACCGGCGAAACTGGTGCTTGGCCTGCATGCGGTGTGCTACGCGGTGCTGGTGCTGGGGCTGAAGATCGACACACGCCTGGGCATCAGCTTCATCCATGTCATGGGCATCATGTTCGCCATCGAGATGGCCTTGCTGGTGCTGCTGCGCAAGCACTTCGACCGCGCTACCCCGTATGTCTCGCCGACCCCTGCGCGCACCGTGGACCTTACCCCATGGCGACATGCCGGCAGTTTCAGTGTGGTGCTGTTCGCAGCCCTGGTTTCCATCTACCTGACCTTCTCACCGCTGGGGGTCGCCCGTGTCGGCGGACCTTCCGGCCTCTACCTGCCGCTGCTGGCGCTGACCTGGCTGCTGGCCTTTGCCGGCGCTGCCCTGTGCCGCCGCCGTTTTCGACACCTGACTGTCACCCATGCCCTGCCTGACTATGAGACCAACCCACGATGA
- a CDS encoding 2-hydroxyacid dehydrogenase, which yields MSDARPWVLTVGPLLPALQSQLEQHYRLLDLWRCDSPAALLAEQGEHVQAVVTTGVHGASANLIEQLPALRAIVCFGVGTDAVDLKAASARGIQVSNTPDVLNDCVADAAMALLLAVARQVVVADRFVRAGRWGAERFGLTTALGGKRCGILGMGPIGQAIARRASAFGMQVSYSSRRPKPQLTYAYHESLLALAERSDFLVLAVPGGTATDGLVNQQVLEALGANGMLVNVARGSVVDQPALIEALSNGRIAGAALDVFADEPHVPAALRELDTVVLSPHVASGTQETRQAMADRVLANLAALFATGRVLHPVREGAQ from the coding sequence ATGTCTGATGCAAGACCGTGGGTGCTGACCGTTGGCCCACTGCTGCCTGCCTTGCAGTCACAGCTTGAGCAGCACTATCGGCTACTAGATCTGTGGCGCTGCGATTCGCCTGCCGCGCTGCTGGCCGAGCAGGGCGAACACGTGCAGGCGGTGGTGACCACGGGAGTGCACGGTGCCAGCGCGAACCTGATCGAGCAGTTACCGGCCTTGCGCGCCATCGTCTGCTTCGGTGTGGGTACCGACGCCGTCGACCTGAAAGCAGCCAGCGCCCGGGGTATCCAGGTCAGTAACACACCGGATGTGCTCAACGATTGCGTGGCCGACGCCGCCATGGCCCTGCTGCTGGCCGTCGCCCGGCAAGTGGTGGTGGCTGACCGCTTCGTCAGAGCCGGGCGCTGGGGTGCAGAGCGCTTTGGTCTGACCACCGCGCTGGGCGGCAAAAGGTGCGGCATCCTTGGCATGGGGCCGATCGGCCAGGCCATTGCCCGGCGTGCCAGCGCCTTTGGCATGCAGGTGAGCTATTCGAGCCGTAGGCCAAAGCCGCAGCTGACATACGCCTACCACGAGTCGTTGCTGGCACTGGCCGAGCGCAGTGATTTCCTGGTGCTGGCTGTGCCCGGTGGCACTGCCACCGACGGGCTGGTCAACCAGCAGGTGCTGGAGGCACTGGGCGCCAATGGGATGCTGGTCAACGTGGCGCGGGGCTCGGTCGTGGATCAGCCTGCCCTGATCGAGGCGCTGAGCAACGGCCGGATTGCCGGGGCGGCACTGGACGTGTTTGCGGATGAGCCGCACGTGCCTGCCGCCTTGCGTGAACTGGATACGGTTGTGCTGTCGCCGCATGTGGCCAGTGGCACCCAGGAAACACGTCAGGCCATGGCCGACAGGGTGCTTGCCAACCTGGCAGCGCTGTTTGCCACCGGCCGGGTGCTGCACCCGGTGCGTGAGGGCGCGCAGTGA
- a CDS encoding alpha-glucosidase: protein MNSVSIPQNVNLHQAGEQIRLEVDGRLLWCHSPLQPAVFAGYGEADIEMQRGNFRIRDYVQERVALRHARLDAQAGLIELRAWAEGPLLLTLRLDCQGERVRLLMQAPQPGCNRLWLRLPAEADEQVWGCGEQMSYLNLRGRNFPLWTSEPGVGRDKSTWLTLQADNEANAGGDYYHTNYPQPTFMSSRRYCAHLVTCAYADFDFRQGDFHELQVWAIPEALEFFVGDSYIDLVGALSRYFGRQPRLPEWVLDGAILGLKNGREHAEQHLKTALEEGAKVSALWCEDWEGLRITSFGKRLFWDWQWNAERYPDHQAWVGSLHERGLRFLGYVNPYLCNDGPLFAEAQAAGYLATTAEGATYLVDFGEFLCGVVDFTLPAAAQWFETRIIGQEMLDKGLSGWMADFGEYLPIDVKLAGGADPMLEHNAWPVRWAEVNARAIAAAGRTGDALFFMRAGYSGVQAHCPLLWAGDQSVDFSRHDGLQTVICGALSSGLLGNAYHHSDIGGYTSLYGNCRTAELFQRWAEMAAFTPVMRTHEGNRPDQNLQFWQDPATLAHFARMTRLFAGMKPYVESLMDEAQASGLPLQRPLFLHHEQDTGCYGVQDQYLYGRDLLVAPVHAEGKTHWSVYLPAGETWQHWWSSERFEGGQRVEVAAPLGQPPVFSRVGSRWQALFESLTVL, encoded by the coding sequence ATGAATAGCGTATCCATCCCCCAGAACGTGAACCTGCACCAGGCAGGTGAGCAGATCCGCCTGGAAGTGGACGGGCGCCTGCTGTGGTGCCACAGCCCGCTGCAGCCGGCGGTGTTTGCCGGCTACGGCGAGGCCGATATTGAAATGCAGCGCGGCAATTTCCGCATCCGTGACTACGTGCAGGAGCGGGTTGCCCTGCGCCACGCCCGGCTCGATGCGCAGGCGGGTCTGATCGAGCTGCGCGCCTGGGCCGAGGGGCCGCTGCTGCTGACCCTGCGCCTGGACTGCCAGGGCGAGCGCGTGCGCCTGCTCATGCAGGCGCCGCAGCCAGGTTGCAACCGCCTGTGGCTGCGTCTGCCGGCCGAAGCGGATGAGCAGGTCTGGGGCTGCGGCGAGCAGATGTCCTATCTGAACCTGCGCGGACGCAACTTCCCGCTGTGGACTTCCGAGCCGGGCGTAGGCCGGGACAAATCGACCTGGCTGACCTTGCAGGCCGACAACGAAGCCAATGCCGGTGGTGACTACTACCACACCAATTACCCGCAACCGACATTCATGTCCTCGCGCCGCTATTGCGCGCACCTGGTCACCTGCGCCTATGCCGATTTCGACTTCCGCCAGGGCGATTTCCACGAGCTGCAGGTGTGGGCGATACCGGAGGCGCTGGAATTCTTCGTCGGCGACAGCTACATCGATCTGGTCGGTGCGTTGAGCCGCTATTTCGGCCGCCAGCCACGGCTGCCGGAGTGGGTGCTCGACGGGGCGATCCTCGGCCTGAAGAACGGCCGAGAGCATGCGGAGCAGCACCTGAAGACCGCGCTCGAAGAGGGTGCGAAAGTCAGCGCACTGTGGTGCGAAGACTGGGAAGGGTTGCGCATCACCTCGTTCGGCAAGCGCTTGTTCTGGGACTGGCAGTGGAACGCCGAGCGCTACCCGGACCACCAGGCCTGGGTCGGCAGCCTGCATGAGCGCGGATTGCGTTTCCTCGGCTACGTGAACCCTTACCTGTGCAATGACGGTCCACTGTTTGCCGAAGCCCAGGCAGCTGGCTACCTGGCCACCACTGCCGAGGGCGCTACCTACCTGGTCGACTTCGGCGAGTTCCTCTGTGGGGTGGTCGATTTCACCCTGCCGGCGGCGGCGCAGTGGTTCGAAACCCGGATCATCGGTCAGGAAATGCTCGACAAGGGGCTGTCAGGCTGGATGGCGGACTTTGGCGAGTACCTGCCGATCGATGTCAAGCTGGCCGGCGGTGCCGACCCCATGCTCGAACACAATGCCTGGCCGGTGCGCTGGGCCGAGGTCAATGCCCGCGCCATTGCCGCGGCTGGGCGCACGGGGGATGCGCTGTTCTTCATGCGCGCCGGGTACAGCGGCGTGCAGGCGCACTGCCCGTTGCTCTGGGCGGGTGACCAGTCGGTCGATTTCAGCCGCCACGATGGCCTGCAGACAGTGATCTGTGGCGCATTGTCTTCAGGCCTGCTGGGCAATGCCTATCACCACAGTGATATCGGTGGCTACACCAGCCTTTATGGCAACTGCCGTACCGCCGAGCTGTTCCAGCGCTGGGCGGAAATGGCGGCGTTCACCCCGGTGATGCGCACGCACGAAGGCAACCGCCCGGACCAGAACCTGCAGTTCTGGCAAGACCCGGCCACCCTGGCGCACTTTGCCCGCATGACTCGGCTGTTCGCCGGCATGAAACCCTATGTCGAAAGCCTGATGGATGAAGCCCAGGCCAGCGGCCTGCCATTGCAGCGGCCACTGTTCCTGCATCACGAACAGGACACCGGCTGCTATGGCGTCCAGGACCAGTACCTGTATGGGCGCGATCTGTTGGTGGCCCCCGTGCATGCCGAGGGTAAAACGCACTGGAGCGTCTACCTGCCGGCTGGCGAGACCTGGCAGCACTGGTGGAGCAGCGAGCGCTTCGAGGGCGGCCAGCGTGTCGAGGTGGCGGCGCCACTGGGGCAACCGCCGGTGTTCAGCCGGGTGGGCAGCCGCTGGCAAGCCTTGTTCGAGAGCCTGACCGTGCTCTGA
- a CDS encoding TSUP family transporter: MELWQHFGFMLCVVVATFAQNATGFAFGLLLLGLTGMLGLAPMETVANVSSILTLANALVMVRKWPELPRRLVLLVLTCSLVGVVGGVQLLSLLGTHERDLLEIILGITIIVCSFMLVLQSQGRQQMSGRVGFAFYASVSGVMGGLFSSAGPPLVYQLYRQPLAVQVIRDTLIVVFAVNALMRLSVVVATHRFELQAGYLALEALPIVFLLTWWMRRHPLAISPRVLRLAVFGLLLLAGASLIGKVLVAA, translated from the coding sequence ATGGAGCTGTGGCAGCATTTTGGTTTCATGTTGTGTGTCGTCGTCGCCACCTTTGCCCAGAACGCCACCGGCTTTGCTTTCGGCCTGTTGTTGCTGGGGCTGACGGGCATGTTAGGCCTGGCGCCCATGGAAACCGTGGCGAACGTGAGCTCGATTCTGACACTGGCCAACGCGCTGGTCATGGTGCGCAAGTGGCCGGAGCTGCCGCGCCGCCTCGTACTGCTGGTGCTGACCTGCAGCCTGGTGGGCGTCGTGGGAGGCGTGCAGTTGCTGTCATTGCTGGGTACGCATGAGCGAGACCTGCTGGAGATCATCCTCGGCATCACCATCATCGTCTGCAGCTTCATGCTGGTGCTGCAGTCCCAAGGTCGCCAGCAGATGTCGGGGCGGGTTGGTTTCGCCTTTTATGCCAGTGTTTCCGGGGTGATGGGCGGGCTGTTTTCCAGCGCCGGGCCGCCGTTGGTCTACCAGCTCTATCGCCAGCCACTGGCCGTGCAGGTCATCCGCGACACGCTGATCGTGGTGTTCGCGGTCAATGCCTTGATGCGCCTGAGCGTGGTGGTGGCGACACACCGGTTCGAGCTGCAGGCGGGCTACCTCGCGCTGGAGGCATTGCCGATCGTGTTCCTGCTGACCTGGTGGATGCGCCGCCACCCGTTGGCCATTTCACCGCGGGTGCTGCGCCTGGCGGTGTTCGGCCTGTTGCTGCTGGCAGGCGCGAGCCTGATCGGCAAGGTGCTGGTGGCCGCTTAG